AGGCGGACGCTCAAGGTAAGCCTCCACGTCCTTGAACTGCCGCAAGAGTTCCCTGCCCTGTCTCTTGGAGTAGGTCTTGATGATGGGCGCCTCTGCGTCGGTGTGCTCGATGTTCACCCGAAATGCTTTCGACAGGAAGTAGAGCCAGGAGTATTTGTGATAGAGAACGGCGACAAAACTTCCCCCTGGTCTGAGCACACGGTAAATCTCGCCGATGGCCCCCTCTGTGTCATCCACGTGGTGCAAGACCCCTGCCGACCAGACGGCATCGAAAGAGTCGTTGGCGAAACAGAGCTTTTCGGCATCGCACACCACAACCTGCCCGTCAAGGCCAAAGGTGCGCAGGTGCTGTTTGGCCAGCCGCGCCCCGTTGAGGGTCATGTCGATGGCGATCGGCCTTAGCCCATTGGCGGCGAGCTGGCGCAGGTCGGTGCCCGGCCCACAGCCCACCTCCAGCACGCGGCCGCCCGGGTGGAGCTGAGCCAGGCGATGAATCTCGTCCAACATGTACCCCATGCGGTTGGGGTCATAGCGAAAGGTGCGCAGATCTTCGAAGAATTCTCGGGTGCCCACCTCGTGCTGGGCCACCTCGATGTCGTTGACGTATGTCTCCCAGTACTGCCGGCTTTCCTTGGAAAAAGCCACCGAACTCTCTCCTCCTCTCCGGTTCACTTCGTCAGGTCGATGTAGATGTGCCAGCCGATGGGCCTGGTGAGCCATCTGGGCAAGGCATTGAATGCAGGCACAAAGATCGAATTGTACAGCCCAACTAACAGGCCGTGTCGCTTCACGGTCTTCATGGGAAAGCCGGTCATGTGCATCTTGATGGTGGAGAACTTGCTAAACAGGCGCCGCACATCCCTCCGTGAATGGGTGGCAATCAGCGGCGCGTCCACTCCCTGCGTCTCGTAGCCGATCCCGGAGACGCGCACCAGCAGATTGTACCAAGACCACTTGTGGTAGAGCATAATCACCGCCTCGCCGCCTGGCCGCAGCACGCGATAGATCTCGTCGATAGCCTTTTGGATGTTCGGCGTGCACATGAGTACGCCGATGGAGATGACCACGTCGAAAGAATTGTCAGCGAAGGGCAGGTCCTCGGCGCTGGCCACGCGCACGTCCCCTTTGAGGCCACGGTATTCAAGGTATTTGCGGGCTAACGCCACGCCGCTTTCCGTGAGGTCCACCGCCGTGACAATGGCACCGTTGCGTGCGTACTTGATCAGGTCCCTCCCCCACCCGCATCCCACTTCGAGGAGCTTCTTCCCGGCAAAGTCCGCGTGACGAGCGTACGGCTCTTCCTCGCGGTATTTGATGTCATAGTAGCGTTCCAGGTCGTCGAAGAACTCTGGCGTGCCAGGCTCCTTGTCGGTCACCTCGATGCCGATGACATTCTCGTTCCAGTACTTCTTGACTTCTTCGATGGTCACTGGGGCTGGGGCAGTCGTGGTCATTTTTCTCCTCACACCTCCACGCTCGCATTATCCTTCTTGCCGCTCTTGCGGCTCCACTTGCGACGCCCTAAATATACGTCCAGGTAGCTACTGTGCGGAAGATGCGCGCTCCACTCCTGAAGAGCTCTGCCCAGAAGAAAAGCCTGGCTAGGGAACGGTTCTCGCAACACTAACCCCACGTTTCTGGCCGCTATGGTCGCTCCGTGCCAGGCAAGCGCCCCGGTGCCTGCAACTTTTCGCTTGCATTTCTCTGCGAAAGCTGTAATTTAATGGCCCGTGAACTGCACGAGGAGAGTATGGCACACGTCATCATCGGCACGGCTGGACACATCGACCATGGCAAATCGGCTCTTGTCAAGGCCCTGACCGGCACCGACCCGGACCGCCTCAAAGAGGAGAAGGAACGGGGCTTGACCATTGACCTCGGCTTTGCCTTTCTCGGCGAGCGGGCAGCGTTCATCGACGTGCCTGGTCACGAGCGTTTCGTCAAGAACATGGTAGCCGGGGTCAGCACCGTGGACGCCGTCTTGTTCGTGGTGGCAGCAGACGACGGGGTCATGCCGCAGACGCGCGAACATTTGGACATTCTGACCCTGCTGGAGCTCAAGCGCGGCATCATCGCCCTCACCAAGATTG
The window above is part of the Calditrichota bacterium genome. Proteins encoded here:
- a CDS encoding class I SAM-dependent methyltransferase, translated to MAFSKESRQYWETYVNDIEVAQHEVGTREFFEDLRTFRYDPNRMGYMLDEIHRLAQLHPGGRVLEVGCGPGTDLRQLAANGLRPIAIDMTLNGARLAKQHLRTFGLDGQVVVCDAEKLCFANDSFDAVWSAGVLHHVDDTEGAIGEIYRVLRPGGSFVAVLYHKYSWLYFLSKAFRVNIEHTDAEAPIIKTYSKRQGRELLRQFKDVEAYLERPP
- a CDS encoding class I SAM-dependent methyltransferase; its protein translation is MTTTAPAPVTIEEVKKYWNENVIGIEVTDKEPGTPEFFDDLERYYDIKYREEEPYARHADFAGKKLLEVGCGWGRDLIKYARNGAIVTAVDLTESGVALARKYLEYRGLKGDVRVASAEDLPFADNSFDVVISIGVLMCTPNIQKAIDEIYRVLRPGGEAVIMLYHKWSWYNLLVRVSGIGYETQGVDAPLIATHSRRDVRRLFSKFSTIKMHMTGFPMKTVKRHGLLVGLYNSIFVPAFNALPRWLTRPIGWHIYIDLTK